In bacterium 336/3, the following proteins share a genomic window:
- a CDS encoding ribonucleoside-diphosphate reductase, producing the protein MLVQKRDGRLESVKFDKITARIEKLCYGLNMKYVEPVEIAKRVINGIYDKIPTTVLDELAAQMAASLTTVHPDYAILAARIAISNLHKETSKSFSNTMKRLYEYIDPKTGENAGLIAKDVYEVIRKNAALLDSSIIYDRDYQYDYFGFKTLERSYLLRTDGKVAERPQHMLMRVAVGIHKDDIDAAIETYNLLSEKWFTHATPTLFNAGTPKPQLSSCFLLTMKGDSIDGIYDTLKQCAKISQSAGGIGLAIHNIRATGSYIKGTNGYSNGIIPMLKVFNDTARYIDQGGGKRKGAFAIYIEPWHADVMDFLQLRKNHGAEELRARDLFYALWISDLFMKRVEANETWSLFCPNEAPGLSDCYGDEFERLYEKYESEGKARKVVKAQDLWFEILESQIETGNPYILFKDAANKKSNQKNLGTIKSSNLCTEIMEYTAPDEVAVCNLASLALPKYINNGKFDHQRLYEVTKVITKNLNKIIDINYYPVPEAERSNKRHRPIGIGVQGLADVFIMLRMPFDSDEARGLNKDIFETIYYASLEASMEIAKEKGYYETYPGSPISQGIFQFDMWGVKPSSGRWDWEALRAKILENGVRNSLLLAPMPTASTSQILGNNECFEPYTSNMYTRRVLSGEFVVVNKHLLNDLIELGLWNENMKNKLQAAEGSVQNIKEIPENIKEIYKTAWELKQKSILEMAADRGAFICQSQSLNVFVTEPNFGKLTSMHFYAWKLGLKTGMYYLRTQAASSAIKFTVDTNVLQEQNTQELVSVEQKQKDMMCSLDDPDSCEACGS; encoded by the coding sequence GTGCTTGTACAAAAAAGAGATGGTCGTTTGGAGTCAGTAAAATTTGACAAGATTACTGCCCGTATCGAGAAATTGTGCTATGGCTTAAACATGAAATATGTTGAGCCCGTGGAAATCGCCAAGCGTGTTATCAATGGAATTTATGACAAAATTCCTACAACTGTTTTAGATGAATTGGCTGCTCAAATGGCTGCTTCTCTTACTACGGTTCACCCAGATTATGCAATATTAGCAGCTAGGATAGCTATTTCTAATTTGCATAAAGAAACCAGTAAGTCTTTTTCAAATACAATGAAAAGACTTTATGAGTACATTGATCCTAAAACAGGCGAAAATGCAGGACTGATAGCTAAAGATGTTTATGAAGTAATCAGAAAGAATGCAGCTCTTTTAGATTCTTCTATTATCTATGATAGAGATTATCAGTATGACTATTTTGGCTTCAAAACACTGGAAAGATCGTATCTTTTACGTACAGATGGTAAAGTAGCAGAACGCCCTCAACACATGTTGATGCGTGTGGCTGTTGGTATTCATAAAGATGATATTGATGCTGCCATAGAAACGTATAATTTGCTTTCTGAGAAGTGGTTTACGCATGCAACGCCTACACTATTCAATGCAGGTACACCTAAGCCACAACTTTCTTCATGTTTCTTATTAACTATGAAGGGAGATTCTATTGATGGAATTTATGATACTTTAAAGCAATGTGCTAAGATTTCTCAGTCAGCTGGCGGAATAGGTTTAGCTATCCATAATATCAGAGCAACAGGCTCTTATATTAAGGGAACGAATGGATATTCTAATGGAATTATCCCTATGCTTAAAGTATTTAATGATACAGCTCGTTATATTGATCAAGGTGGAGGAAAGCGTAAAGGTGCATTTGCTATTTATATAGAGCCTTGGCATGCTGATGTAATGGATTTCTTACAATTACGTAAAAATCATGGTGCAGAAGAATTGAGAGCAAGAGATTTATTTTATGCACTTTGGATTTCTGATTTATTCATGAAGCGTGTAGAAGCCAATGAAACATGGTCTTTGTTCTGCCCTAATGAAGCTCCTGGACTTTCAGATTGTTATGGAGATGAATTTGAAAGACTTTATGAAAAATATGAGTCTGAGGGTAAAGCAAGAAAAGTTGTAAAAGCTCAAGACTTATGGTTTGAAATTCTTGAATCTCAAATAGAAACAGGAAATCCTTATATTTTATTTAAGGATGCAGCCAATAAAAAATCTAATCAGAAGAATTTGGGTACAATCAAGTCGTCAAACTTATGTACTGAAATTATGGAATATACTGCTCCTGATGAAGTGGCTGTATGTAATTTGGCTTCTTTGGCATTGCCCAAGTACATCAACAATGGTAAATTTGACCATCAACGTTTGTATGAAGTAACCAAAGTTATTACCAAAAACTTAAATAAAATTATTGACATCAACTATTACCCTGTTCCTGAAGCAGAGCGTAGTAATAAACGTCACCGTCCTATTGGTATTGGTGTACAAGGTTTGGCGGATGTATTTATTATGCTGCGTATGCCTTTCGATTCGGATGAGGCAAGAGGTTTAAATAAAGATATTTTTGAAACTATTTACTATGCTTCTTTAGAGGCTTCTATGGAAATAGCAAAAGAGAAGGGATATTACGAAACATATCCAGGTTCTCCTATTTCACAAGGTATTTTCCAATTTGATATGTGGGGTGTAAAACCTTCGTCTGGTCGTTGGGATTGGGAAGCTTTGAGAGCTAAAATTTTAGAAAATGGCGTAAGAAACTCTTTGTTACTTGCTCCTATGCCAACAGCTTCTACGTCTCAAATTTTGGGTAATAACGAATGTTTTGAGCCATACACAAGCAATATGTACACTCGTAGAGTGCTTTCTGGAGAGTTTGTGGTAGTAAACAAACATTTACTCAACGATTTAATTGAGCTTGGTTTGTGGAATGAAAATATGAAAAACAAGCTCCAAGCTGCTGAAGGCTCTGTTCAGAACATCAAAGAAATTCCTGAGAATATCAAGGAAATTTATAAAACTGCTTGGGAATTGAAGCAAAAATCTATTTTGGAAATGGCAGCAGATAGAGGTGCTTTCATTTGTCAAAGTCAAAGTTTGAATGTGTTTGTTACAGAACCTAATTTTGGAAAACTGACTTCTATGCATTTTTATGCTTGGAAGCTTGGACTTAAAACAGGTATGTATTACTTACGTACACAAGCTGCAAGCAGTGCTATTAAATTTACTGTGGATACAAATGTATTACAAGAACAAAACACTCAAGAGTTGGTATCTGTTGAACAAAAACAAAAAGATATGATGTGCTCATTGGATGATCCAGATAGCTGTGAGGCTTGTGGAAGCTAA
- a CDS encoding TetR family transcriptional regulator — MGTAERKAKEKEELKHLILEGAKKLFAERGIEHTTIRNIANEINYSVGTVYVYYKDKNDILHALHMQGFSMLGSRFKVLFSVENPMERLKAMGKEYIRFALESPEMYDLMFNLRAPIEFLDAMQSDEWNEGRATFFILKNTVMACMEQGHFKGLQDAEAISFMIWSTVHGMCSLEIRGRCKGVAFENPETIVERGYAIMLKMIDSI, encoded by the coding sequence ATGGGAACTGCTGAAAGAAAAGCTAAAGAGAAAGAAGAGTTGAAGCACCTTATTTTAGAGGGAGCAAAGAAGCTCTTTGCTGAAAGGGGCATAGAGCATACAACTATTAGAAATATTGCCAACGAAATCAATTATAGTGTAGGGACAGTATATGTTTATTATAAAGATAAAAACGATATACTTCACGCTTTACACATGCAAGGTTTTTCAATGCTTGGTTCTCGTTTTAAAGTGCTTTTTTCTGTTGAAAATCCTATGGAACGCCTGAAGGCTATGGGCAAAGAATACATTCGTTTTGCTTTGGAAAGCCCTGAAATGTACGATTTGATGTTCAACCTCAGAGCCCCTATCGAGTTTTTGGATGCTATGCAATCTGATGAATGGAATGAAGGCAGAGCAACATTTTTTATATTAAAAAATACAGTAATGGCTTGTATGGAACAAGGGCATTTTAAAGGTTTACAAGATGCAGAGGCTATTTCTTTTATGATTTGGAGTACAGTACATGGTATGTGTAGCCTTGAAATCAGAGGAAGGTGCAAAGGGGTAGCTTTTGAAAATCCTGAAACAATTGTAGAAAGAGGCTATGCCATCATGCTAAAAATGATTGATAGTATCTAA
- a CDS encoding RND transporter, whose product MKNTLILLSGLLLVACGSKKTEKNPFPANNEAIAVKVADVQSLENGKIIQATGLVTTENEARYSFKIGGIIESMNVDEGQHFRRGQLLATLKITEINSQLQQAQLGYEKAQRDFTRASNLYNDSVATLEQFQNAKTAMDIAKKNIDVVSFNQNYAAIYALADGFVTKQMAHTGEVVGAGTPIFMINENNANKDWVLKVGVTDKQWANIQENQQAQVTLDAFPDKTFQATVFRKSQAADQVSGSFQIELKLQLDTEKLAVGMFGKATIVPTIKTNQVAIPYDALIEAEGNKGYVFAPVSNTQVKKIPVLIASFDKNQVYVEKGLEGVGQVVVSNSAFLNEKSTIKIVK is encoded by the coding sequence ATGAAAAATACTTTGATTTTGCTATCAGGCTTACTACTAGTTGCTTGTGGCTCTAAAAAAACAGAAAAAAATCCTTTCCCTGCAAACAACGAAGCAATTGCTGTAAAAGTAGCAGATGTTCAATCGCTTGAAAATGGTAAAATTATTCAAGCAACAGGGCTTGTAACCACAGAAAATGAAGCTCGCTATTCTTTTAAAATTGGAGGAATTATTGAGTCTATGAATGTAGATGAAGGGCAACATTTTAGAAGAGGGCAATTGCTTGCCACACTTAAAATCACTGAAATAAACTCACAATTACAACAAGCTCAACTGGGTTACGAAAAAGCTCAAAGAGATTTTACAAGAGCCTCAAATCTGTACAATGACAGTGTAGCCACCTTAGAGCAATTCCAAAATGCAAAAACAGCTATGGATATTGCCAAAAAGAATATAGATGTGGTTTCTTTTAACCAAAATTATGCAGCTATTTATGCTTTAGCAGATGGTTTTGTTACAAAACAAATGGCTCATACAGGAGAAGTTGTAGGAGCAGGAACGCCTATTTTTATGATTAATGAAAACAATGCCAATAAAGATTGGGTACTTAAAGTAGGTGTTACAGATAAACAATGGGCAAATATTCAGGAAAACCAGCAGGCTCAAGTAACCTTAGATGCTTTCCCTGATAAGACATTTCAGGCTACAGTATTTCGTAAATCGCAGGCAGCAGACCAAGTAAGTGGATCTTTTCAGATAGAATTAAAATTACAATTAGACACTGAAAAATTGGCTGTGGGTATGTTCGGAAAAGCTACTATCGTTCCTACCATCAAAACAAACCAAGTAGCCATTCCTTATGATGCTCTCATTGAAGCAGAAGGCAATAAAGGCTACGTTTTTGCTCCTGTGTCCAATACACAAGTCAAAAAAATACCTGTTTTGATAGCTTCTTTCGATAAAAACCAAGTTTATGTAGAAAAAGGCTTGGAAGGTGTGGGGCAAGTAGTAGTATCGAATAGTGCTTTCTTAAACGAAAAATCTACTATCAAAATCGTCAAATAA
- a CDS encoding transporter: MKKTLFLCCLWILTSLVSAQTKLNEYILEGLKSNEMLNQRKISLERSLWALKEAKNLYSPSITFGANYYRADGGRTVDFPIGDLLNPVYQTLNQLTGSDRFPQLENQSILLNPNDFYDARFRVSMPLINAEIQHNKRIKQYQYDLQKTEISIYQRELIKDVKKAYFQYLQATKAIEIYENAQKIVAESNRVNKSLFNNQKVNRTVVTRSENELTKIESQIKVAQENQKNAQAYFNFLLNKPLESPIQIEEYNNLPTLKDTDTEISKREELSKLATATQVNNEVTALSKAYLVPKVNIFADLGSQGFQWKFNDKTRYYFAGISLEWNLFASGRNLQKIKQNELDGKVLVSQINHTNSQLQLQAQTSINTFKSSVALYESNMAQQKTAIQYYNDMLKLYKEGQALYIELLDAQNQYISTQLQTNIALFDTWMKYAEVERANASFNIE, encoded by the coding sequence ATGAAAAAAACGCTATTCTTATGTTGCTTATGGATACTAACGAGTTTGGTATCAGCACAAACCAAACTCAATGAATATATTTTGGAAGGTTTGAAGAGTAATGAAATGCTCAATCAAAGAAAAATCTCTTTAGAGAGAAGTCTATGGGCATTGAAAGAGGCAAAAAACTTGTATTCTCCAAGTATTACGTTTGGAGCCAATTATTACAGAGCAGATGGAGGTAGAACTGTTGACTTTCCTATAGGGGATTTGTTGAACCCTGTTTACCAAACACTTAATCAGCTTACAGGAAGTGATAGATTTCCACAATTAGAAAATCAGAGTATTTTACTCAATCCTAATGATTTTTATGATGCTCGTTTCAGAGTCAGTATGCCACTGATTAATGCAGAAATACAACACAATAAAAGAATTAAACAATATCAGTACGATTTACAAAAAACAGAGATTTCTATTTATCAAAGAGAACTTATCAAAGATGTAAAGAAAGCGTATTTTCAGTATTTACAAGCAACTAAAGCCATTGAAATTTATGAAAATGCTCAAAAAATAGTTGCTGAAAGCAATAGAGTCAATAAATCGTTGTTTAACAACCAAAAAGTAAACAGAACTGTTGTAACTCGTAGCGAAAACGAACTTACGAAAATAGAATCGCAGATTAAAGTAGCTCAAGAAAATCAGAAAAATGCTCAAGCTTATTTTAATTTTTTACTTAATAAACCACTTGAAAGTCCTATACAAATAGAAGAGTACAATAATTTGCCTACTCTCAAAGATACTGATACAGAGATAAGTAAGAGAGAAGAGCTTTCCAAACTTGCTACAGCCACACAAGTAAATAATGAGGTAACAGCTCTTTCCAAAGCGTATTTAGTACCGAAGGTAAATATTTTTGCAGATTTGGGTTCACAAGGCTTTCAGTGGAAATTCAATGATAAAACTCGTTATTATTTTGCAGGAATCAGCTTAGAATGGAACTTATTTGCTTCTGGTAGGAACCTCCAAAAAATTAAACAAAATGAATTGGATGGAAAAGTTTTGGTATCTCAAATCAATCATACCAATAGCCAATTACAATTACAGGCTCAAACATCTATTAATACATTTAAAAGCTCTGTAGCATTATATGAGTCAAATATGGCTCAACAAAAAACAGCTATTCAATATTACAACGACATGCTTAAACTCTATAAAGAAGGGCAAGCTTTATACATAGAGCTCTTAGATGCTCAAAACCAGTACATCAGTACACAATTACAAACCAATATTGCTCTTTTTGATACTTGGATGAAATATGCAGAAGTAGAAAGAGCCAATGCTTCCTTCAATATTGAATAA
- a CDS encoding AAA family ATPase — MQPFQSDVEAADAIASSYQKLHNEISKVIIGQDETVRLLLTSIFSQGHCLLVGVPGLAKTLLVQTLASVLDLSFNRIQFTPDLMPSDIVGSETLDKDRNFQFLQGPIFANIILADEINRTPPKTQAALLESMQEYAVTIAGKKYMLPKPFFVLATQNPIEQEGTYPLPEAQLDRFMFNVQLGYPSYMDEVKVVKNTTSGQTVNLQKIIDGEMLLYFQQLIRKVVVADNVIEYAVKLVHKTRPNTENASKEANQYLEWGAGPRASQYLIIGAKCNALLKGKYSPDIEDVKAVVEPILRHRIVRNFKAEAEGISIENIIQAIL; from the coding sequence ATGCAACCATTTCAATCAGATGTAGAAGCAGCAGATGCCATAGCATCATCATACCAAAAGCTGCATAATGAAATATCAAAAGTTATTATAGGACAAGACGAAACTGTTCGATTATTACTTACTTCTATTTTTTCGCAAGGGCATTGCTTGCTTGTGGGTGTACCAGGGCTTGCGAAAACGTTACTTGTACAAACATTGGCTTCAGTATTAGACTTGAGTTTCAACCGTATTCAGTTTACGCCAGACTTGATGCCTTCCGATATTGTTGGCTCAGAAACATTGGACAAAGACCGTAATTTTCAGTTTTTGCAAGGTCCTATTTTTGCCAATATTATTTTAGCTGATGAGATTAACCGTACTCCTCCTAAAACTCAAGCAGCATTACTTGAGTCTATGCAAGAGTATGCTGTAACCATAGCAGGTAAAAAATATATGTTACCCAAACCATTCTTTGTGCTTGCAACACAAAACCCTATTGAGCAAGAAGGTACATATCCTTTGCCAGAAGCTCAATTAGACCGTTTTATGTTTAATGTACAACTGGGTTACCCTTCGTATATGGATGAGGTGAAGGTTGTAAAAAATACTACTTCAGGACAAACTGTGAACCTTCAAAAAATTATTGATGGAGAAATGCTTTTATATTTCCAGCAGTTGATACGCAAAGTAGTGGTGGCTGATAATGTGATAGAGTATGCTGTAAAGCTAGTTCATAAAACAAGACCCAATACCGAAAATGCTTCTAAAGAAGCTAACCAATATTTGGAGTGGGGAGCTGGACCAAGAGCTTCGCAATACTTGATTATTGGGGCAAAATGTAATGCTTTGCTTAAGGGCAAATACTCTCCTGATATAGAAGATGTCAAAGCTGTTGTAGAGCCTATTTTAAGACACCGTATTGTACGAAACTTTAAAGCGGAGGCTGAAGGTATCAGTATAGAAAATATTATTCAGGCCATTCTATAA
- a CDS encoding Cro/Cl family transcriptional regulator, whose amino-acid sequence MPIIVNVDVMLAKRKMQSKELAEILEITPANLSILKTGKAKGIRFDTLEAICKALDCQPGDILEYKPD is encoded by the coding sequence ATGCCAATTATAGTTAATGTAGATGTGATGCTTGCCAAACGTAAAATGCAATCAAAAGAATTGGCAGAAATACTTGAAATTACCCCAGCCAATTTGTCTATTTTAAAAACTGGTAAAGCAAAAGGTATTCGTTTTGACACTCTAGAGGCTATTTGTAAAGCCCTTGATTGCCAGCCAGGTGATATTTTAGAGTACAAGCCCGACTAA
- a CDS encoding multidrug ABC transporter ATP-binding protein encodes MNQLEIKNISKTYSNGVKAMQDISLEIQNGMFGLLGANGAGKSTLMRTIAGLQIPDTGEILFNSVNIIENPLYIKQHLGYLPQDFGVYPNISAFYLLEHLAILKGIASISERKNQILALLEKTNLYEHRNKAVSTFSGGMRQRFGIAQALLGNPQIIIVDEPTAGLDPEERNRFNNLLSEIGEQVIVILSTHIVEDVKNLCSQMAIIHKGVVQVCGKPQYFIEKLENCIWEKQIDKKERPIYEQNYQVISSQLHSGKLKIHIYSESNPNNGFVPKYPDLEDVYFSQLLHTKQYA; translated from the coding sequence ATGAATCAACTAGAAATCAAAAACATCTCTAAAACTTACTCAAATGGAGTAAAAGCCATGCAAGATATTTCTTTAGAAATACAAAATGGTATGTTTGGGCTTTTAGGAGCAAATGGTGCAGGAAAATCTACGCTAATGCGAACTATTGCTGGTTTACAAATACCTGATACAGGCGAAATTTTGTTTAATAGTGTCAATATTATAGAAAACCCTCTCTATATCAAGCAACATTTGGGATATTTACCCCAAGATTTTGGGGTATATCCCAATATTTCAGCTTTTTATTTACTTGAACATTTAGCCATTTTAAAAGGCATAGCATCTATTTCTGAAAGAAAAAACCAAATTTTAGCTCTTCTTGAAAAAACCAATTTGTATGAACACCGAAACAAAGCTGTAAGTACTTTTTCTGGTGGTATGCGTCAAAGATTTGGTATTGCTCAAGCTCTTTTGGGAAATCCTCAAATTATTATTGTAGATGAGCCTACAGCAGGCTTAGACCCTGAAGAAAGAAATCGTTTCAATAATCTTTTAAGTGAAATTGGCGAACAAGTAATCGTCATCTTATCCACACACATTGTAGAAGATGTGAAGAATTTGTGTTCACAGATGGCTATTATCCACAAAGGGGTTGTACAAGTCTGTGGAAAACCCCAGTATTTCATTGAAAAACTCGAAAATTGTATTTGGGAAAAACAAATTGATAAAAAAGAACGCCCTATTTATGAACAAAACTATCAGGTAATTTCTTCACAACTCCATTCTGGCAAACTGAAAATTCATATTTATTCAGAAAGCAATCCAAATAATGGATTTGTTCCTAAATATCCCGATTTAGAAGATGTTTATTTTTCTCAACTCCTTCATACTAAACAATATGCTTAA
- a CDS encoding multidrug transporter AcrB produces MKITEYSVKNYQFTLIMFVMVAVLGVVTLLTMPRAEDPEINPPQFPIIAIYPGTSPKDMEELVVKPIEKKIYELENIDKVLTTIENGLAIMRVEFKYGVNVDNKYQEVIREVNGLRSSLPKDLYSLEVRRVDPSDVNILQVAFVSENASYKTLKEQADILKEKLEKITDLKDIEYSGAPEEVIRVDVQLDKLAQLRIPLNAVVGSLQSEDANIPGGNVNMGTKTFNVKTSGKFKDLEDIASTVVYNAGGKIVLLKDIAVIGYKYETEKHITRINGYRCILLNAAQKQGANISKTKEAFNPVLAEFEKSLPKNIQMVKNFDQADNVSQRLGGLSFDFTLAILLVMITLLPLGTRASIIVMISIPLSLALGLVGLNALGYSLNQLSIVGLVVALGLLVDDSIVVVENIERWLRDGYSKKEAAIQATKQIGLAVLGCTATLIIAFLPLIFLPGGPGEFIRGLPMAVITSVFASMIVSLTVVPFLGSALLKNHHNPEGNIFLRFLKKGISATYSKLMVRALKRPVITLLVGLGLFVGSLMLFPVIGFRLFPTSEKPIFLVNIKMPLQTNLQENNRITGLVEDVLKKNTEVKFFTANIGKGNPQIYYNIVQQEEKTDFAQIFVQLDNHTKPTDKKRIIEGLRQQFVEFPYAKVEIKDFEQGPPIEAPISIRMFGDNLDTLRKLSFQVESIIRGNKGTIYVNNELNVLKTDIKVKINKEKARTLGIMTADIDRTIRLAVAGIEVGNYSDEQGDDYKVVVNAPREKVVTLDVFNNLFVNNTSGTPIQLSQMAEITFETSPTSINHFNKNRFAKVTAYTQKNVLANQVVKEIVPKLDSLKLPKGYYYKLAGEAESEGDAFGGGFMSVILITVFLFIAVLILQFKTFKGTLIVLSVIPLGIVGGVSALFLAGEPLSFVAIIGFIGLAGVEVKNSILLVDFTNQLRQEGLGLNEAIEKAGEIRFLPIILTSLTAIGGLLPLAVNSNPLISPLALVLIGGLISSTILSRIVTPVVYKLLPPSINS; encoded by the coding sequence ATGAAAATCACAGAATATTCCGTAAAAAATTATCAGTTTACCCTCATCATGTTTGTGATGGTAGCTGTATTGGGAGTGGTTACTTTGCTTACCATGCCTCGTGCCGAAGACCCTGAAATCAATCCTCCACAGTTTCCAATTATTGCAATTTACCCTGGTACAAGCCCTAAAGATATGGAGGAACTTGTGGTAAAGCCCATTGAAAAGAAAATATACGAACTTGAAAATATTGATAAAGTACTAACTACCATCGAAAATGGTTTAGCCATTATGCGTGTAGAGTTTAAGTATGGAGTGAATGTAGATAATAAATATCAGGAGGTTATCAGAGAAGTAAATGGACTTAGGAGCAGTTTGCCAAAAGATTTATATAGCCTTGAGGTCAGAAGAGTGGACCCTTCGGATGTGAATATTTTGCAGGTAGCATTCGTTTCTGAAAATGCTTCATACAAAACACTCAAAGAACAAGCAGATATTCTCAAAGAAAAACTTGAAAAAATAACAGATTTAAAAGATATCGAATATTCTGGAGCTCCAGAAGAAGTAATAAGAGTAGATGTTCAGTTGGATAAATTGGCTCAATTACGTATTCCTTTGAATGCAGTAGTGGGTAGTTTGCAAAGTGAAGATGCCAATATCCCTGGGGGCAATGTGAATATGGGTACAAAAACTTTCAATGTTAAAACAAGTGGAAAATTTAAAGACCTTGAAGACATTGCTTCTACAGTTGTCTATAATGCAGGGGGTAAAATAGTACTTTTGAAAGATATAGCTGTTATTGGCTATAAATATGAAACAGAAAAACACATTACACGCATCAATGGGTACAGATGTATTTTGCTCAATGCTGCTCAAAAGCAAGGTGCTAATATCTCCAAAACCAAAGAAGCATTTAATCCTGTTTTAGCAGAATTTGAAAAAAGTCTGCCTAAAAATATCCAAATGGTCAAAAACTTTGACCAAGCAGATAATGTATCACAGCGTTTGGGTGGATTGAGTTTTGACTTTACATTAGCTATCTTGTTGGTAATGATTACTTTGCTTCCATTAGGAACAAGAGCTTCAATTATTGTTATGATTTCAATACCTTTGTCACTTGCCTTGGGGCTTGTTGGGTTGAATGCTTTAGGTTATTCGCTAAACCAGTTGAGTATTGTGGGTTTGGTTGTAGCCTTAGGCTTACTTGTAGATGATAGCATTGTGGTAGTTGAAAACATTGAAAGATGGCTCAGAGATGGTTATTCTAAAAAAGAAGCAGCTATACAGGCCACTAAACAAATTGGATTGGCAGTTTTAGGTTGTACAGCTACACTCATTATTGCTTTTTTACCTCTTATCTTTTTACCTGGGGGACCAGGAGAGTTTATCAGAGGTTTGCCAATGGCTGTCATTACCAGCGTATTTGCATCTATGATTGTTTCTTTGACTGTTGTACCTTTCTTGGGTAGTGCTTTACTTAAAAATCATCATAATCCTGAAGGCAATATCTTCTTGAGATTTTTGAAAAAAGGAATTAGTGCAACTTACTCAAAACTGATGGTTAGAGCATTAAAACGCCCTGTTATTACACTTTTAGTTGGTTTGGGTTTATTTGTAGGTTCACTTATGTTATTTCCTGTAATTGGTTTTAGATTGTTTCCAACATCAGAGAAACCCATCTTTTTAGTCAATATCAAAATGCCTTTACAAACTAATTTGCAAGAAAACAATAGAATTACAGGGCTTGTAGAAGATGTTTTGAAGAAAAATACTGAAGTTAAGTTTTTCACTGCCAATATCGGTAAAGGGAATCCACAAATTTATTATAATATTGTTCAACAAGAAGAAAAAACAGATTTTGCTCAGATATTTGTTCAGTTGGATAACCATACAAAACCTACAGATAAAAAACGCATTATTGAGGGTTTAAGGCAACAATTTGTAGAATTTCCTTATGCTAAAGTCGAAATCAAAGACTTTGAACAAGGTCCTCCTATTGAAGCACCTATTTCTATCAGAATGTTCGGAGATAATTTGGATACACTCAGAAAATTATCTTTCCAAGTAGAAAGTATTATTCGAGGCAATAAGGGGACAATTTATGTCAATAACGAACTCAACGTTCTCAAAACAGATATTAAAGTAAAAATTAATAAAGAAAAAGCGAGAACTCTTGGTATCATGACTGCCGATATAGATAGAACCATCAGGCTTGCAGTGGCTGGGATAGAAGTAGGTAATTATTCTGATGAACAAGGAGATGATTATAAGGTGGTTGTCAATGCTCCACGAGAAAAAGTAGTTACTTTGGATGTTTTTAATAATTTATTTGTAAATAATACATCAGGAACACCCATTCAATTGAGCCAAATGGCTGAAATAACTTTCGAGACTTCACCAACCAGCATCAATCACTTCAATAAAAATAGATTTGCTAAAGTTACAGCTTATACACAAAAAAATGTGTTAGCCAATCAGGTAGTCAAAGAAATCGTACCCAAATTAGACTCTTTGAAACTTCCTAAAGGTTACTATTATAAATTGGCAGGAGAAGCAGAAAGTGAAGGAGATGCCTTTGGTGGAGGTTTTATGTCTGTTATTCTCATTACAGTATTTTTATTCATAGCCGTTCTGATTTTGCAATTTAAAACATTCAAAGGGACATTGATTGTACTTTCTGTGATACCACTAGGTATTGTGGGTGGTGTTTCGGCTCTGTTTTTGGCAGGTGAACCACTCTCGTTTGTAGCAATTATTGGTTTTATTGGACTGGCTGGTGTAGAAGTTAAAAACTCTATTTTACTTGTAGATTTTACAAATCAATTACGTCAAGAAGGTTTAGGACTAAATGAAGCCATCGAGAAAGCAGGAGAAATCAGGTTTTTACCTATAATACTTACTTCATTGACAGCTATTGGAGGTCTTTTACCACTTGCAGTCAATTCAAATCCATTGATTTCACCATTGGCGTTGGTTTTAATAGGTGGACTTATCAGTTCAACCATTCTTTCACGTATTGTGACACCTGTGGTGTATAAATTATTACCTCCTTCTATCAACAGCTAA
- a CDS encoding cytochrome b5 — protein sequence MELKTYTKSQLALRNGQDKPEIWVAFQGVIYDVTKSRLWKNGKHYEHWAGQDLTEELEDAPHTEKVFEKFDMVGKLV from the coding sequence ATGGAATTAAAAACCTATACAAAAAGCCAATTGGCATTACGAAATGGGCAAGACAAACCTGAAATTTGGGTTGCATTTCAAGGAGTAATTTATGATGTAACCAAATCGAGATTGTGGAAAAATGGCAAACATTACGAACATTGGGCTGGACAAGACTTAACTGAAGAGCTTGAAGATGCTCCACATACTGAAAAAGTATTTGAAAAATTTGATATGGTTGGGAAACTTGTCTAA